TGGTCTGGATCTTGTCCGGCGTGTTGCCCTTGGCCTTGAGCTCTTTGAAGAACGAGACGTTCGAGTCGCCGTTCAGCGTGTTGAACACCACCTGGGGCTTGGCGTCGAGGACCTTCTGGACGATGCCCTGGACGTTGGTGTCGCCCAGCTGGAGGTACTCCTCACCCAGTATCTGGAGGCCGTTGGCCGCGGCATAGGCCTTGATCTCCTTGTTGGCGGTACGGGGGAAGACGTAGTCGGACCCGACCAGGTAGACCTTGGTGAGCCCCTGCTCCTTCATGTAGTCGAGGGCGGGGACGATCTGCTGGTTGGTGGTGGCGCCGGTGTAGAAGATGTTGGGCGAGACCTCGAGGCCCTCGTACTGCACGGGGTAGAACAGCAGGCCCTTGGCCCCCTCGACCACCGGCTTCATGGCCTTGCGGCTGGCGGAGGTCCAGCCCCCGAACACCACGGCCACGTTGTCGGTGGTGATCAGCTTCTCGATCTTCTGGGCGAACACCTCGGGCTTGGACTCGCCGTCCTCCACCACCGGCTGGATCTGCTTGCCCAGCACGCCGCCGGCGTCATTGATCTCCTTGATGGCCAGCAGCTCGGCGTTCTTCACCGCCACCTCGCTGATCGACATGGTGCCGCTCAGCGAT
This DNA window, taken from Acidimicrobiales bacterium, encodes the following:
- the urtA gene encoding urea ABC transporter substrate-binding protein gives rise to the protein MSKAFVCALAVGSLILAACGSDDKDSTATGDTNTTAGTSDTVKVGVLQSLSGTMSISEVAVKNAELLAIKEINDAGGVLGKQIQPVVEDGESKPEVFAQKIEKLITTDNVAVVFGGWTSASRKAMKPVVEGAKGLLFYPVQYEGLEVSPNIFYTGATTNQQIVPALDYMKEQGLTKVYLVGSDYVFPRTANKEIKAYAAANGLQILGEEYLQLGDTNVQGIVQKVLDAKPQVVFNTLNGDSNVSFFKELKAKGNTPDKIQTISVSIAEEEVGGVGVDNLAGHLVAWNYYQTTDLPKNASFVEAFKAEYGADKHTDDPIEAGYNSVYIWKAAVEKAKSFDVSAVTAAAGGIKLETPEGTVTVHPTNHHVSKTARIGKVNPEGLIDEVWNSGQPVAPDPCLDTYTWAAGLATGEARAECDAAK